The genome window GAAGGCTTAATATTTCCTTGCGGGCAGCTTCACTATACGCATCATCTGTTTTATACATATCCAGGAAATGGGTGAAGGCCTTCTCTGATTCTTCATATTGCCCCAACGCCCGCAGGGAAGTAGCATAATGATACCCTGCCAGCGGGAAGGCGCTCTCCCCTTCCTCCAGTGCCTGTTTATAATAGCCGGCTGCTTTGGAAGGATAATTCAGCCGGCGGTAGCTTTCTGCCAGGTAGAACACTGCCTGCTGCCGGCTGCTCACTGCCACCTTTTTAGTCGTAACTGTTGTTTGTGCGGTATAGGGATTAAAGCCTTCTTTTTTAACAGCCGGTTTGGAAGTGTTCAGGTACTTCTCGTAATACTCCGCTGCAGAATTATAGTCAGCCTTTTTATAATAGTTGTCCGCCGCCTTCAGATAGTCATAGGTAAACTGTGCTTTGGCAGCAATCATGCACAGAAGAACAGCAGATGTGAAATATATTTTTTTCATGGTCACTAATATTATTATTAATTATTGATTACTAATTATTGCGTTATTGATTATTGCTGCGTAAAAAGCGATCGGCGCAGAGGAATAATCAATAATAAATAATCAATAATCACTATAACCTCGGACATACAAATTCCACTTCCGGTGTTTTTGCTGACCGTTTTCCGGTAAAGGACAGTGATATTTCAAAACTGTTGGAGCCACCGGCCATACGGCCCAGGTCGGACGTATTCACATCATAGCTCACTCCCAGCACCATATTTTTCCAGGTAAAGCCGGCATACGGCGATAAGGCATCTTTAAAACGGTAGTTAGCGCCCAGCATCACATTTACATCCAGTTCAGGAAATGCCTTTAACTGTGCATACGCGCCAACCATTTTTTCCTGGGCCTTTCCCTGGAACATATACAAAAGATTGGGTGTAAGGCTCAGCACATCCGTTAAGATCAGCCGCACACCGCCATGCATGGTATAGCGCACCGGGATACGTGCATTGCCGGTTTCACTGAACTTGTCATCGGGCCTGTTGATATGGGACACTGCAAAGCCACCGAAGATATTGGCCTTCTTACCGGGTTGTGCGTCGAAATAAAGAATACCGGCGCCTGCATCGAAGGAAACGGCCGATGTACGACTGAAGGATTCCATAGAGGTATTGCCGGGATTATAACCTGTTATAGGATTCCACTGATCGCCAAAAGTGAGCTTGGAAGGATTGAAACGCCGGCTAATGATGCCCAACTGCATACCCATCACAATGCGGTGCTGTTCATTGGCGCCAAACCGCACACCGGTATAAGCATAACTGCCATAAGCCGTGGTATAATTATAGCCGCCGTCGCCGGCTTTCTGATTCAGGATACTGGCGCCGAAATTAGAGTTCTTGCTGGTCGTAAACTCTGCCGACAGTCCCGGCGTGGAGAAAGGACTGCTGAGGTTTCCCCACTGCGTACGGTAAATACCTGATACCCGGTAATCGCCATCAAACGATCCGGTCAAAGCAGGATTCAGCCAGGCAGGATATACATAATACTGCGAAAAGTGAGGATCTGTCTGGGCGCTCATTTCATGGCCTGAACATACTGCTATCAGGAACAGCCATAACATTTTTACAACACGTCTCATATCAGTTAAATTTTGGTATTGACATATATGGTTTACTATCTCAAAATGGTTACCGGCCCTGTCATAGGCTGGAATCCGTTCTTCAGATGAATGACATAATAATAGGTAGCTACCGGCAATGGTTTTCCGTTCATGGTCCCATTCCACGGATTGCTATAGCCACTGGCATAATGTACCCGCTGCCCATACCGGTTAAATATTTCTACGGTGCAGCCTGGATAATCGGCCAGGTTCTCAATAAACCAGGTATCATTCACGCCATCACCATTGGGCGAGAAAGCATTGGGAACCTTAACAGGCCGCAGGATCTTTACCATTAGCTCATCCGTTGCCGTACAATTGCCTTCACCGGTAGCGGTTAAGCGGTAAGTACGGTCTTGCTGCGCCACCATGACAGGCCTCAAGGTGTTGGCATCTGAAAGATCAGTGGGCGGAGACCATTGGAAGCTCACTACTGTAGAGTCATTAACCTTGGGATTGAACCTGATCTGGGTACCCTGTGCCACCACAAATGGACCTCCCGCATCAATAACCGGTTGCAGGTATACGGTAGCTTCATGGGTAACCGGATCAGAAGCGCATCCCGCTTCATTGGTTACCTGCAGCTTCACGGCATATTTACCCGGCAGTGCATATTCATAACGGGGGTTGCGGCTGGTGGCCACACGGCCATCACCAAACTCCCAGCTCCATCCCCTCACGGTACTGTTGGGCGCCGTGCTCAGATCGGTAAACCGGTGCTCATCACCCTGACACAGGGCTGCCGGTTCTATACGGAAGTCCGCTACCGGTTTATTCAGGAACTTATCGGGTGTAAGCAGTTTGGCAGCCGCATCGGTACAACCATACACAGATATGGCCGTCAGGTTTACATTGTAAGTGTTACTGACTGCATACGTATGTTCGGGGTGAGTAGTTGATCCTGTACCACCATCGCCGAAGGTCCATTGATAATTCAAGGCCGCATTATCAGCAATCGTGGTAAGGTTATTGAAGGTAGCTGTACCGCCGGGCACACATATTCCTGCAGGCAACTCAAAGTCGGCCACGGGTAAAGCATGTACCGCTACAGGAAGTGTAGCATTACCAGTACAACCATTGTTGCTGGTGGCGGTCAGCTTAACAGTATAGGTATTGTGGGCCGCCCATGACCTGGTGAAGGTATTCCCATTGGCGTAAGAAGCCGTATTGCCATCTCCAAAATCCCAGTCCCAGGTGGTAATACTTCCGGTGGGAATGGTAGAGTTATCATCAATGGTGGCTGCCTGGTTAAGACAGATATCACTGGTTGCTGTAAATACTACATTGGGCTTGGGATGCACCACCATGGTATTCGGATAAGTTGCCGTACATCCACCGGTAGAAGTAAAGGTATACGTAATGGCATGTGTACCGGGGCCTGCTAATGCAGGGGTGAAGCCACCGGCGGCAGTGGTGCCCGGACCGCTGTATATGCCCGTACCGGTAACACCATTGGTAACGCTGGCTGTAGCGACGGAAATGATACCCGGTGCATTTTCACAGATAGCTGCGAGTGCGAAATAAGCCAGTTGAGGCGTAACCCCCAGGGTTGCCACAACAGTGGTATCGTCTGTACAGCCGTTGGAGGATGTAGCAATAAGCGCAATATTGTAGGTACCATAGTCAGCATAATTATGTGTTGGGTTTTGTAAGGTGGAGGTATTGTTGCCCGGCGTAGAATTCGGATCGCCAAAATTCCAGGTATAACCTGTGATGGTTTCACCGGCAGAAGGGGTTGATATATTGGTAAACTGCGCCAGTCCATTCACCGGCAGACAAACGGCTGGCAACGTAAACTCAGCTTTGGGTTTGGCCATTACCACCATACTGTTGCTGGAATCTACCACCACACAACCACCGGCAGAAGTAAACGTATAATAGATCTTATGCGTGCCGGCGCCGGCTATGGAAGGACTGAAATTGCCGGCAGCATCAGTGCCTTTACCGCTGTACACACCGGTTCCGCCGACCCCGTTGGTAACACTGGCCGTAGCGATGGAAACAGTGCCGGTGGTGCTTTCACATACAGGCGGCAATGGCGGATAGGTTAACTGCGGCCGCACATTAAAGGCAGCCGGTACAGTAACGGTTTTGGTACAACCTTTGGCAGTAGTAGCGCTAAAGGTGATAGTATAAGTACCATAGCTGGTATAAGTATGCGCAGGATGCTGCAGGGTGGAAGTATTGGGGTTGGACGCCGTGGCATTGGGATCCCCAAAATTCCAAGCCCAGGTAGTGATAGGTTGCCCATCCGGCGTAGAGGATGTATCGGTAAACTGCGCCACGTCATTTGCAGGCAAACATCCCAGTGGGTAGGTAAAACCGGTATTGGGTTTGGCCAGTATGGTAATCACCTTCCTGATGGTATCGCCGGAACAATTACCGGCACCGGGTACAGAAGCCAGGTGCTTCACGGTGTAGGTGCCGTAGTCAGGATAATTGATGGTTTGTGGCGTATTGGAAGTAACCGTTGCCGTATTCCCATTACCGAAATCCCAATACCAGGAGGTAACGCCGGCAGTAGTAGATGTATCTGTGAAGGTGATACTTCCTCCTTCGCAGATAGAATCCTGTGCAGCTACAATGCTGGCATTCGCTATAATACCGGCCAGTGTAATGGGTTTCGTAGTATCGCCCACACAACCCTCGGGGGTAATTACTTTCAGGTAAATATTATGGGGGCCTGTACTTTGAAAATAATGACGGGGGTTTTGCACACTGTCTGTACCGCCATCAGGATAGATCCAGCGCCAGCGGTCAATGGTATAACCATTACCGGAAGTATTTAAGGCCGCAAAGATCACCGTATCCAGCCGGCAGCCACCCTGTGTAAACGTGAAATCAGCCGTAGGTTTTGTCTTTACGATAATCTCCAGCGAAAACTCTTCTGTACGGGTACAAATATCCACCGTGGGTGATGTAGCGATCAAAGGCAGGTAATGAGTACCGGCCTGGATGAATGTATATGGCTGCGGAAGTGTATACTTGTAATACCTGAAGCCATTGATGTCAACAGAATCCACCGGCATTGGACTATTGTCCGTTACATCTGCATTGGGTGTTACCACAGCAGCGCCCAGGCTGCTGAGCTTCCATTCCAGTTTAGTAGGTTTATAGGCTATCAGTGCAGATATCTCCACCGGTGTTTTGGTACAGGTAAAAACATTCGACTTCCTGGTACTGTCGTATACATTATGGATATCACTCACGCCATTCAGGTTGAGGATATTGGTGCCCGCATTGAAGGCATAGCTCTCTGCGCTACCCAATCCATAGGTAATGGCATTAAATCCCGAATCGCACTGAACGATACATTGCGCCTGCGCCGACGGCCAACCTTTGACCACCACGGTATACCCGGGATAGGAATGTGCATAGGTATGACTGAATACCGATGAATTATCAATCCTGAGTGATGATAGTCCCCCATTGGGTACAATCAGGGTAAGGAAGTTGGAGTAAATGACCTCTTTGTTGTTCCTGAAAAATCCTACCCGCTTACTCGCCTGCTCGGTAGGACTCAGGATCACCATTTCAGGATCGCCATCTGTACCCGGACCGGGATTACAGCCGCCGCCACCACCGCCGATAAACTGCGCCACCATGACCGGTTTATCGGAAGTGATATAATCAGCCGTGCTGCTGGAGAATTTATAATACTTATTATTAATGAGCCCTGTAAGTTGTGTACCGTTTACTTTAACCACTGTAGTAGGATCTTTCACTACCACTTTGTATACGCTGGTTTGGAACAGGCTGGCATACAAATTGGCGGAACCACCCGATTTCGAGAAAGGCGCCGTGAGGTATAACATACCCCATGCCTGCTCAGGAAACAATTGCTGCATGTCATTATCCCTGCCGGGACTGTTGCCGCAGGGAGTTGTTTCTCCGCCTGTGCGGCTGCTGCCGCCAAAAACAGCAATGGGATGACATAGTCCGTCGGGACCGGCAATTGATTTTACGGTGGTGCCGGTCAATTCAGGACCATTGCCGGTGGCACAGTCGGCCTGACCTACCAACTGGTATATCTCTCCTTTGTTCATGACCACTTCAAATGGAACATTCGCCGGCTTGCCCGCACGCGAAGGCGCCGAGGGGGTTATACGCACTCTTGTATTGTTGTCTTTTGCTACCACGTACATCCAGGAATAAGACTGGCTGGCATCGCCCTGCTCACTATTCACAGAGGTATAGGAATAACCCCAGGTATGCACCGGCATCAACATGGTAGCTCCTGATGAAACACTACCGTAAATATGTGCGTATGCCACAATGGGCACATTACTGACAATGTGAATACCTCTTTTCTGGAAGAGCCCCTCCCCTCCGGTACCACCGGGCGGTGGTTTGGTAAACAACCGGGCGTCATAAGCAGGATCACTGCCACTGTTTACTGCATCAGTAGCTCCTTTGGGAAGGTTTTCTGTAGCGATAACCGTATTGGCCGGTATATTATAGGTTCTTGTCCATTGAGGAGGAAATGGGGCGCCGCCGTTATCGATCGTTACGGTAACCACCGCAGCTTGCTCTGCACTGAGGTATAACACCATATTCATCGTGTTACCACCATCTCCCGAACCACCGCAGGGAGGTTCCATATATTGGTGATGGCCATAACCTACCCAGAACTCTTTACCCCTGTTGCTGAAAGGCTGGGCGCTGGCTATAAAGGGAACAATGCTCCCTAGCAATATGGCTAATACCCTGTTCATATTTTTACATCTACTCATAGGATTAGCGTTTTAGGATCATTATTGCTTAATGATCAATTTATTTTCCCATGTACCGTCTTTGTATTTTATCATTAACAGATAGGTGCCTTTCTGCAATTCCGTCAATGGAATAGTGGCCCTTACACCCGTTGCGCTGAATGATCTTATTTTTCTTCCGTCTATGCCTGTTACCTCAAGCTGTATGATATTTTTGGGTGCTAACACATTTACCACCGATGCAGCGGGATTGGGATATAACAGCAAAGTGTTCTTTGCAATGTCACTGCTTGTTTTACTACTCACCGAACCGGCCCTTGCGTATACAGCATTGCATTCATACAGGAAAGGAGAAATGGTAGCCTGTCTCATACGTTCACATCCATATTGACTCCCCACAGTTCTCACCGTAGCCGTGAATGAGCCGGAAAGAGAGGCAGGATCGAATTCGATGTTGGGATTGGTGGGCGAAGGCTGCTTATACCGGAAGCCACCTGGTGCATTGCTCATGTCCCATACATATTGTGTTGAAGGAATGGTATAATAGGAACTGATCAGCGTGGTTATCCAGCCGGAAGGCGAAGAAATGGTGGCGCAGGCAGTACCATTCATGATCGCTTGTGGCTTTAGTGTTATAAACAGGCTTTTTGTTTCATTTAAAATGGTATTGGTGAGCCTTATTTCAAAAGTAGTAGGAGCATTGAACCCGACAAATCCGATCACCGGATTATAGTCCTGCAAAGTATTATTGGGAACCGGTGCAACAATCGTTGTATTACCCGAAATGGTAGGCACCAATTGATGGTCCCTGTATATTTCCCAGATATTTCCATGTGGCTGATTTGAGCTCAAATCAAAAGCTATATTACCTTCATCGGTGAAACGGCAAGCGCTGAAGACATTGTACAAACTACAGGAAGCAGATGATAAGAAATCTGTCGTTAGCTTTCCTGGGCTAAAAATATTGATACCATCAGGGTGTACGTCGTATGTTGCAGTAGCCCTTGCCATTTGCAGTCTGCCTGTATTCAATGGAGTTAAATCAATCGATGCCGTTATCGTTGGGTTATTGTCGCTACACCCATTGTTCGATGAGCCTGGAGAAGGCGGAACGGTCATACTTGCAGTATAAATTCCTGGCCGGCCTCCAGGAACATTTATCTTACTTCCCTGCCCAAGAACATTTCCATATGGATCCCTCCACGTATATATGGCATTGATAATTCCGCATTTTACCGATAAGGTTACATCACAATCATTGGGATCATCCAGCTCAGTGGTTATGGCAAAATCACTGGCTGCCTTCAATTCAGGATATGCAAATGCTATAGCAGAAATATAGGTATCGGGATTAAAATTGTTGGGAAATGTTTGAAATGGACGGTACCCTACTGAAGGATAAATGAGTATCATATCATAATCATCATTGGGTGTAAACCCTACTGCATACTGCTCCCAGGAAGTATGGGCAATATAATTTAAACAAACTACCTGCTGGGAATTGGCAGGAATATTCGGCAGCTCGTAATCATTACGAAATGTAGCAGGTGCATCTTCGCAGTGCATTAAAATAATATTCAACTGGTCCATCGGCCCGGTTTCCCATCCTCCAAATCCGAGAAAATCGGCCTTCTGCAACAGGAAGCTCAATGTGTAATAATTTCCGGGCGTCACTTGGGGGATTTTCTGCGCAATGCCTTCGCCGCCTATTTCCTGCCGCACATAATTGGCCCTTGCTATCATCCATGCAAAATTGGCATTAGGCACCCCGGTGGGGTTAACTGTTGAAGTCCATGGCGGGTTAACATCAGGCGTTCCGTGAGAAGGAAGCCAGGAAGCCACATCCCCATCAAAAATAGTATAACAGGTACTACAGTTTGCTCCGGACGGAATAGAGAAAGTGTTATTGGAACTATGATTACAGGAGTTCGCGGCAACCGGCGTGCAATCTATTGTTGAACGCAGGTTCGCTGTTCCGGCATTCGCATTCTTCCTGCCGATAATTTTTGACAGTCCGGTAGTATCTTTCTTTTGGGCCAGACAGTTGTCCGTTATACTGATTGTAAGGATCACAAAAAGTAATCGTAAGCAGTTTTTTCTCATACTAATCCTTTTGGTGTTATGGTTAACTTATTCATCAAATAAACCACCGGGGATCATAGGAAATATATGATCACCCGGCAGTCTTATTCTAGCGGATCAGATTGATTGATCCTTTTCTATTGATAACCGTCCCATCTGTTAAAATCATTTTGCATACATACATATACACCCCTGATGGTTGTATCCTGCCCTTATAAGCACCATCCCATGCTACGGATTGATTCCTTGATTCAAAGATCTTTTCGCCCCACTGATTGAATACCATAAACTGCATTTCCTTGATCTTGTAGCTGTACACTTTCAATACATCATTGAGACCATCGCCATTGGGCGTAAATGAATTGGGAATGTAAATACCATCAGGCAGCACCTGTTGTGATAAGGGATTCGATACAGCCTCTTTACAACCTATTGCTTTCACCAGGAGGGTAATGGTTTGTAAGGGTTGCAAACCACCTACCGTATGGGTGAGGCCTGTAGCGCCCGATGTGGGTGTAGTCCAGGTATTGCCACCATCGAGTGAAACCTCGTAGCCGGATGCGCCCTGTACGGCATTCCACTTAAACCGCACGAGATCGGTAGCCACAGAGTCGGCGGTAACAATGGGTGCTATTGGTACCGGTGTAGCAGTCACCATCACTTTTGTCCTTCCGGAACTACAGCCTCCGGCAGAGGTTTGTTGTACATAGTAGGTAGCATTGGTGGTAACGTTGGTCGCTACGAAACTGGTGCCGGTTGCAATGGCCGTTCCACCTGTTGGAACATCATACCAGGTGTAGGTTGTTCCTGCCACCGGCGATTGTATGGTAAACGTTGCATCAAAGCCCGTACAGACCGTTAACGAATCATCTACCACCTGCACATCGGCATTGGTACAGGCATTTAACGGGGTCGACAGGCTATTCTGGCAGTTTAAAGCACCCACCGCCTGTACAACGATGCTTACGGATTGTAAGAGGTTTAAACCTGTAATGGTATGCGTGGTACCTGTTGGACCTGAACTGGGTATAGTGAACGGATCATTATTGACAGAAACAGTATAGGAAACAGCTCCCGGTACGGGCACCCAGTTAAAGGTAATGGAGCTGATACCGGACGCTCCTACTGTTACAATAGGTTGGGGCAGTAAGGATGCCGCTGATACCACCACCCGCTTACGATCAGTGCTGGCACAGCCTGCTGCCGATACACCTTCCACATAATAAACCGCCGTTGCTGTAACATTACTTACCGCTAAGGTGTCGCCTGTGTATATAGCCGAACCACCTGTTTGTGAAGTATACCAGTTATAAGTACTGCCAGGCTCGGGATTTTGAATAACAAATGCTGTATCACCACCCGGACATACATTTAAAGAATCGGCTGCCAGGTTCACCACAGGTCTTGGATTTACCAGAACGGTATCCTGGTTGCTTCCGATACAACCATCGGGTGTAGTAGCCTGCAGTTTTACAATAAAGGTATCTGCCGCATTGTAATTATAGCTGGCATGCTGGCCGGTGGCAGTGGTATTATCATGGAATGTCCATTTCCATTCGTCAATAACAATACCATTATCTGTCATATTTTTACCGGTAAACTGCGCCACATCATTTACACAACCGGAGTAATTGACCGTGAAGGTTGGTTTTGGCTGCGGCACCACCTGTACATAGAGGATATCCCGGCCGGTATGATCACAGGACTCAATATCAGGATGCTCATAAATAATCTCAACACCATATACACCAGGTCCGGCAAAAACATAATCCTGCCGTACCGGGAATACATAATAGCGGGTTCCATTCTTCACCACAGAATCGGTGGGGACAGGGTTGATAAACGTGCTGTCTGCATTGGGCAAAAGACCTGCCACCCTGCTAAACTTCCAGGTAAGTGACAATGGTTTCACCGGCAGGTAGGCAGTGAACCGGAATGGCGCACCATCACAGGTAAACTCATTCCTGTTGCTTGTTGAGTCTAATGTATTCTTAATATCACCCAACGCATGCAGTGTTTTCACCAGCGTTCCGGCATTATAACCGTAGCTTTCCACGCTTCCCAGGCCATAGGTGATCGCGGTAAAGGCGGAATCGCATGTTACCCTTACCTGTTGCTTGGCCGAAGTCCAGCGTTTTACCACTACCGTATAATTCACATTCAGTAAACCATTCTGCGGATGCGGATAGGTATAATCCGGCGTTACAGGCGTAGTACCGGCGATCATTGACAGAGAGCCTACTCCGTTGGTTGGAACAATAAGGGTCAAATAGTTGATGGTAATGGATTCCTCATCATTACGGTAGAAAGCGACCTTATCAATCCCCTGCTCAATAGGACTTAAGTAGATCATTTCCGGATCACCCACATCTCCGGTTACACAGGCGCCGGTCAGGTACTGCGCTACCATGATGGGCTTATCTGCTTCAATATAATCGGCTGTGGAACTAACATACTGGTAATAAAAATTATTCGTAAGCCCGGTTAATACTACGCCATTCTTCTTCACCACCGTGGTGGGGTCCTTCACCGCTACACGGAAAA of Paraflavitalea devenefica contains these proteins:
- a CDS encoding PorP/SprF family type IX secretion system membrane protein, with the protein product MRRVVKMLWLFLIAVCSGHEMSAQTDPHFSQYYVYPAWLNPALTGSFDGDYRVSGIYRTQWGNLSSPFSTPGLSAEFTTSKNSNFGASILNQKAGDGGYNYTTAYGSYAYTGVRFGANEQHRIVMGMQLGIISRRFNPSKLTFGDQWNPITGYNPGNTSMESFSRTSAVSFDAGAGILYFDAQPGKKANIFGGFAVSHINRPDDKFSETGNARIPVRYTMHGGVRLILTDVLSLTPNLLYMFQGKAQEKMVGAYAQLKAFPELDVNVMLGANYRFKDALSPYAGFTWKNMVLGVSYDVNTSDLGRMAGGSNSFEISLSFTGKRSAKTPEVEFVCPRL
- a CDS encoding PKD domain-containing protein yields the protein MSRCKNMNRVLAILLGSIVPFIASAQPFSNRGKEFWVGYGHHQYMEPPCGGSGDGGNTMNMVLYLSAEQAAVVTVTIDNGGAPFPPQWTRTYNIPANTVIATENLPKGATDAVNSGSDPAYDARLFTKPPPGGTGGEGLFQKRGIHIVSNVPIVAYAHIYGSVSSGATMLMPVHTWGYSYTSVNSEQGDASQSYSWMYVVAKDNNTRVRITPSAPSRAGKPANVPFEVVMNKGEIYQLVGQADCATGNGPELTGTTVKSIAGPDGLCHPIAVFGGSSRTGGETTPCGNSPGRDNDMQQLFPEQAWGMLYLTAPFSKSGGSANLYASLFQTSVYKVVVKDPTTVVKVNGTQLTGLINNKYYKFSSSTADYITSDKPVMVAQFIGGGGGGCNPGPGTDGDPEMVILSPTEQASKRVGFFRNNKEVIYSNFLTLIVPNGGLSSLRIDNSSVFSHTYAHSYPGYTVVVKGWPSAQAQCIVQCDSGFNAITYGLGSAESYAFNAGTNILNLNGVSDIHNVYDSTRKSNVFTCTKTPVEISALIAYKPTKLEWKLSSLGAAVVTPNADVTDNSPMPVDSVDINGFRYYKYTLPQPYTFIQAGTHYLPLIATSPTVDICTRTEEFSLEIIVKTKPTADFTFTQGGCRLDTVIFAALNTSGNGYTIDRWRWIYPDGGTDSVQNPRHYFQSTGPHNIYLKVITPEGCVGDTTKPITLAGIIANASIVAAQDSICEGGSITFTDTSTTAGVTSWYWDFGNGNTATVTSNTPQTINYPDYGTYTVKHLASVPGAGNCSGDTIRKVITILAKPNTGFTYPLGCLPANDVAQFTDTSSTPDGQPITTWAWNFGDPNATASNPNTSTLQHPAHTYTSYGTYTITFSATTAKGCTKTVTVPAAFNVRPQLTYPPLPPVCESTTGTVSIATASVTNGVGGTGVYSGKGTDAAGNFSPSIAGAGTHKIYYTFTSAGGCVVVDSSNSMVVMAKPKAEFTLPAVCLPVNGLAQFTNISTPSAGETITGYTWNFGDPNSTPGNNTSTLQNPTHNYADYGTYNIALIATSSNGCTDDTTVVATLGVTPQLAYFALAAICENAPGIISVATASVTNGVTGTGIYSGPGTTAAGGFTPALAGPGTHAITYTFTSTGGCTATYPNTMVVHPKPNVVFTATSDICLNQAATIDDNSTIPTGSITTWDWDFGDGNTASYANGNTFTRSWAAHNTYTVKLTATSNNGCTGNATLPVAVHALPVADFELPAGICVPGGTATFNNLTTIADNAALNYQWTFGDGGTGSTTHPEHTYAVSNTYNVNLTAISVYGCTDAAAKLLTPDKFLNKPVADFRIEPAALCQGDEHRFTDLSTAPNSTVRGWSWEFGDGRVATSRNPRYEYALPGKYAVKLQVTNEAGCASDPVTHEATVYLQPVIDAGGPFVVAQGTQIRFNPKVNDSTVVSFQWSPPTDLSDANTLRPVMVAQQDRTYRLTATGEGNCTATDELMVKILRPVKVPNAFSPNGDGVNDTWFIENLADYPGCTVEIFNRYGQRVHYASGYSNPWNGTMNGKPLPVATYYYVIHLKNGFQPMTGPVTILR
- a CDS encoding T9SS type A sorting domain-containing protein is translated as MRKNCLRLLFVILTISITDNCLAQKKDTTGLSKIIGRKNANAGTANLRSTIDCTPVAANSCNHSSNNTFSIPSGANCSTCYTIFDGDVASWLPSHGTPDVNPPWTSTVNPTGVPNANFAWMIARANYVRQEIGGEGIAQKIPQVTPGNYYTLSFLLQKADFLGFGGWETGPMDQLNIILMHCEDAPATFRNDYELPNIPANSQQVVCLNYIAHTSWEQYAVGFTPNDDYDMILIYPSVGYRPFQTFPNNFNPDTYISAIAFAYPELKAASDFAITTELDDPNDCDVTLSVKCGIINAIYTWRDPYGNVLGQGSKINVPGGRPGIYTASMTVPPSPGSSNNGCSDNNPTITASIDLTPLNTGRLQMARATATYDVHPDGINIFSPGKLTTDFLSSASCSLYNVFSACRFTDEGNIAFDLSSNQPHGNIWEIYRDHQLVPTISGNTTIVAPVPNNTLQDYNPVIGFVGFNAPTTFEIRLTNTILNETKSLFITLKPQAIMNGTACATISSPSGWITTLISSYYTIPSTQYVWDMSNAPGGFRYKQPSPTNPNIEFDPASLSGSFTATVRTVGSQYGCERMRQATISPFLYECNAVYARAGSVSSKTSSDIAKNTLLLYPNPAASVVNVLAPKNIIQLEVTGIDGRKIRSFSATGVRATIPLTELQKGTYLLMIKYKDGTWENKLIIKQ